A window of the Verminephrobacter eiseniae EF01-2 genome harbors these coding sequences:
- a CDS encoding Bug family tripartite tricarboxylate transporter substrate binding protein, which produces MLRHILAVAATLLISEEASAQAFPSRPLTIIVGVAPGGTLDTLARLVAASLTTDFKQPVIVENVVGAGGLIGFQRLLKADPNGYTLMFSNPSMVLIPLLYPKAGIDAVSDVEHVGQVATVPMVLAVSNSSGITSLPSMLARMRDGSLKPDLGSGGPGTTSHLAEALFLLLAKGAGQLVQYRGSGPAITDLMAGTIDGIIDQTVTLMQLHQGQRIKAIALAAPRRIPQMPDVPTFAEGGLPAFDFTIWNGVFAPKGTPKAVMAALSEALSRVIDRPEFKARLEQMAAQAPAPSERGSDALRQIVQTDQKRLAGIAQSTGLQAR; this is translated from the coding sequence ATGTTGCGCCATATCCTGGCCGTTGCTGCCACCCTGTTGATTTCTGAAGAGGCATCTGCCCAGGCATTTCCTTCGCGCCCGCTCACGATCATCGTGGGTGTCGCGCCCGGGGGCACGCTCGACACGCTGGCCCGTCTGGTTGCGGCCTCGCTCACCACAGACTTCAAGCAGCCCGTCATCGTGGAGAACGTGGTGGGCGCCGGCGGCCTGATCGGCTTTCAACGCTTGCTGAAAGCCGATCCCAATGGATACACGCTGATGTTCAGCAATCCATCGATGGTGCTGATCCCGCTGCTCTACCCCAAGGCCGGCATCGATGCCGTGTCCGATGTCGAGCATGTGGGCCAGGTCGCAACAGTGCCCATGGTGCTGGCTGTCAGCAACAGCAGTGGCATCACGAGCCTGCCTTCGATGCTGGCGCGCATGCGGGACGGCAGCCTCAAGCCGGACCTTGGCTCGGGTGGCCCGGGCACCACATCGCATCTGGCAGAGGCCCTCTTCCTGCTGCTCGCCAAAGGCGCGGGTCAACTGGTGCAGTACCGCGGCTCGGGCCCTGCCATCACCGACCTGATGGCCGGCACCATCGACGGCATCATCGACCAGACCGTGACCCTGATGCAACTGCATCAGGGCCAACGCATCAAGGCCATTGCCCTGGCCGCGCCGCGCCGCATACCGCAGATGCCCGACGTGCCGACTTTTGCCGAAGGCGGCCTGCCAGCGTTCGACTTCACGATCTGGAACGGTGTCTTTGCGCCCAAGGGGACACCCAAGGCCGTGATGGCGGCGCTGTCCGAGGCGCTGTCCAGAGTCATCGATCGCCCGGAATTCAAGGCGCGCCTGGAGCAGATGGCAGCGCAAGCTCCTGCCCCATCCGAGCGGGGCTCCGATGCTTTGAGGCAGATCGTTCAGACCGACCAAAAGCGGCTGGCCGGGATCGCCCAATCCACCGGCTTGCAAGCGCGCTGA
- a CDS encoding tripartite tricarboxylate transporter substrate-binding protein has protein sequence MAALPDVPTIAETLPGFEALNWFVLAAPAGTPAAVIDRLHAATLEAMKRAALRPMFERDGLDVVGSSRAQARAFIAHEIGKWTQIIEEKGLQIQ, from the coding sequence ATGGCGGCGCTGCCCGATGTGCCGACCATCGCCGAGACGCTACCCGGCTTCGAGGCCTTGAACTGGTTCGTGCTGGCCGCACCGGCTGGAACGCCGGCAGCAGTGATCGATCGACTGCACGCGGCGACGCTGGAAGCCATGAAGCGTGCGGCGCTGCGCCCGATGTTCGAGCGCGATGGCCTCGATGTGGTGGGCAGCAGCCGTGCCCAAGCCAGGGCCTTCATTGCGCACGAGATCGGCAAGTGGACGCAGATCATCGAGGAAAAGGGCTTGCAGATACAGTGA
- a CDS encoding cupin domain-containing protein — translation MKVFQGRAGTVSERRSATFSGVVWADPMMPTIDKVTVNSVCFTPGARTFWHTHEQGQILQVTSGSGFVCLDGEAPQTIRTGDVVWIGANERHWHGAGSDTLMVHTATSLGTTHWAEEVLEEVYRKAAGTGSPRLL, via the coding sequence ATGAAAGTATTCCAAGGCAGGGCCGGCACGGTGTCGGAGCGCCGGTCCGCGACGTTCAGCGGCGTCGTGTGGGCCGATCCGATGATGCCCACCATCGACAAGGTGACGGTCAACAGCGTGTGTTTCACGCCAGGTGCGCGCACGTTCTGGCACACGCATGAGCAGGGCCAGATCCTGCAGGTGACATCCGGCAGCGGTTTTGTCTGCCTCGACGGAGAGGCGCCACAGACCATCCGCACCGGAGATGTCGTCTGGATCGGCGCCAACGAGCGCCATTGGCATGGCGCGGGCAGCGACACGCTGATGGTCCACACAGCCACTTCTCTGGGCACCACCCACTGGGCCGAAGAAGTCCTGGAAGAGGTCTATCGCAAGGCCGCCGGCACGGGCAGTCCGCGCCTTCTCTGA
- a CDS encoding GntR family transcriptional regulator, whose amino-acid sequence MAAGMELVRPESLRHHIENVLRQAIMSGRLAPGARLVERELCESLDVSRTSVREALRSLEAEKLVRTVPHKGPMVAVMSRREASDLYAIRGLLEGFAAREFAKRADNAAIARFGDGAKKLRAAALASDQPGVLAAKTHLYDILLDNCGNVLVKEILTSMYSRINLLRATSLMHPDRLPSSLKEIDALFKALKARDADAAEAAARLHVANAEKAAIRMLEEKSPGSEEPGLPSGHG is encoded by the coding sequence ATGGCAGCCGGGATGGAATTGGTACGGCCAGAATCGCTGCGGCACCATATCGAGAACGTGCTGCGCCAGGCCATCATGTCCGGCCGCCTGGCTCCCGGGGCCCGGCTCGTGGAGCGCGAACTGTGTGAATCGCTCGACGTCAGCCGCACCTCGGTGCGCGAAGCCCTGCGCAGCCTCGAAGCCGAAAAGCTCGTGCGCACCGTGCCCCACAAGGGGCCGATGGTCGCAGTCATGTCCAGGCGCGAAGCCTCCGATCTGTATGCGATTCGCGGGCTGCTCGAAGGCTTTGCCGCCCGTGAATTTGCCAAGCGCGCGGACAACGCCGCCATCGCACGATTCGGCGATGGCGCCAAGAAGTTGCGGGCTGCGGCCCTTGCCAGCGATCAGCCCGGCGTGCTGGCCGCCAAGACCCATCTCTACGACATCCTGCTGGACAACTGCGGCAACGTGCTGGTCAAGGAAATCCTGACCAGCATGTATTCGCGCATCAATCTCTTGCGCGCCACTTCGCTGATGCATCCCGATCGGCTGCCGTCGAGTCTCAAGGAAATCGACGCCCTCTTCAAGGCATTGAAAGCGCGTGATGCCGATGCTGCAGAAGCCGCAGCGCGACTGCATGTGGCAAACGCAGAGAAGGCCGCCATTCGCATGCTCGAAGAGAAATCCCCGGGCAGCGAAGAGCCCGGCTTGCCGTCCGGGCACGGCTGA
- a CDS encoding N-acyl homoserine lactonase family protein, producing the protein MTPVHEVYAIKYAEHDRNASANFIGGDAHDGPMPMDYFVWLIRGPSGVWAIDTGFNQEAATARGRRLLRNPATALGLIGESAADIRNVIVTHLHYDHAGNCELFPAATFHLQDREMQFATGRYMAHQCMHAAYDVFDVLRMVGSVYAGRVRFHDGQETLAPGISVHLIGGHTMGLQAVRVHTRRGWVVLASDASHYYRNIGEGKPFPIVHDMGDMVEGWQRIRGLAESPAHVIPGHDPQVLLRYPPPGTGLSGIVAALHEDEQQVR; encoded by the coding sequence ATGACCCCTGTGCACGAGGTGTACGCCATCAAGTACGCCGAGCACGATCGCAATGCATCGGCAAACTTCATCGGTGGCGATGCGCACGACGGCCCGATGCCGATGGATTACTTTGTCTGGCTGATCCGCGGGCCCTCCGGCGTGTGGGCCATCGATACCGGCTTCAACCAGGAGGCCGCGACCGCACGCGGCCGCAGGCTCTTGCGGAACCCGGCCACTGCGCTGGGGCTGATCGGCGAGTCGGCGGCCGACATACGCAACGTCATCGTCACGCACCTGCACTACGACCATGCGGGCAACTGCGAGCTGTTTCCTGCCGCAACCTTCCACTTGCAAGACCGCGAGATGCAGTTCGCGACCGGCCGCTACATGGCGCACCAGTGCATGCATGCGGCCTACGACGTGTTCGACGTGCTGCGCATGGTCGGCAGCGTTTACGCAGGCCGGGTGCGCTTCCACGACGGCCAAGAGACGCTGGCGCCCGGCATTTCCGTGCACCTGATCGGCGGCCACACGATGGGCCTGCAAGCGGTGCGCGTGCACACGCGGCGCGGCTGGGTGGTGCTCGCATCCGACGCCAGCCACTATTACCGGAACATCGGGGAAGGCAAGCCTTTTCCCATCGTCCACGACATGGGCGACATGGTCGAAGGCTGGCAGCGGATCCGGGGGCTGGCAGAGTCGCCGGCGCATGTGATTCCGGGGCACGACCCGCAGGTGCTGCTGCGCTACCCGCCACCGGGCACCGGGCTTTCCGGCATCGTTGCCGCGTTGCATGAAGACGAGCAGCAGGTGCGCTGA
- a CDS encoding NAD(P)-dependent oxidoreductase produces MSKQTFGFIGLGNMGGPMVKRLLHAGHTVLVFDRDAAALARAVADGAQARSSALDVADAAATIFLSLPDGPAVQHVISAQDGLLQGKRVKCVVDLSTIGPRAAVAASQALGARGIAYVDSPVSGGIGGAERGTLAVMTACPQPLYDELAPVLKNFGRLFYMGAGPGLGQTMKLANNLLSAAAVAITSEAMAMGAKAGLDPGVMLEVINAGSGRNSATMEKFPKAVLTGTFNIGFAARLACKDVRLCLEESEALGVPMVVGAAVREMLVVTNAVYGKDADYTDVARLLETWGGVPIRQHVK; encoded by the coding sequence ATGAGCAAGCAAACCTTTGGCTTTATCGGCCTCGGCAATATGGGCGGCCCCATGGTCAAGCGCCTTTTGCACGCGGGCCACACGGTGCTGGTGTTCGATCGCGACGCGGCAGCCCTCGCGCGTGCCGTGGCCGACGGCGCGCAGGCGCGATCGAGCGCACTCGACGTTGCCGACGCGGCAGCGACCATCTTCCTGAGTCTGCCGGACGGCCCGGCCGTGCAGCATGTCATCTCGGCGCAAGACGGCCTGCTGCAAGGCAAGCGCGTCAAGTGCGTGGTCGACCTGTCCACCATCGGGCCACGCGCGGCAGTGGCTGCAAGCCAGGCGCTTGGCGCGCGCGGCATCGCTTATGTGGATTCGCCTGTCAGCGGCGGCATCGGCGGTGCGGAGCGCGGCACCCTGGCCGTGATGACCGCCTGCCCGCAGCCGTTGTACGACGAGCTTGCTCCGGTGCTGAAGAACTTCGGCCGGCTGTTCTACATGGGCGCTGGCCCAGGTCTGGGTCAGACCATGAAGTTGGCCAACAACCTGCTTTCTGCTGCGGCGGTGGCCATCACGTCGGAGGCGATGGCCATGGGTGCCAAGGCCGGCCTGGATCCGGGCGTGATGCTGGAGGTGATCAATGCCGGCTCCGGGCGAAATTCGGCAACCATGGAGAAATTTCCGAAGGCGGTGCTGACCGGCACCTTCAACATCGGCTTTGCTGCGCGGCTTGCCTGCAAGGATGTGCGGCTGTGCCTCGAAGAGTCCGAGGCACTGGGCGTGCCGATGGTGGTCGGCGCGGCTGTGCGCGAGATGCTGGTCGTCACCAACGCGGTCTATGGCAAGGATGCGGACTATACGGATGTGGCGCGTCTGCTGGAGACATGGGGCGGCGTGCCGATTCGCCAACATGTGAAGTGA
- the phnC gene encoding phosphonate ABC transporter ATP-binding protein, with the protein MSTALHIRQLNKHFANGKQALRDIDLSVQHGEMVALIGASGSGKSTLLRHVAGLVVADAHSPSLIEVDGCCVQQGGSIHRDIRKVRSQVGFVFQQFNLVDRLPVLMNVLVGLLHRMPSWRGWLRLFRPQERALALEALARVGIADCHAQRASTLSGGQQQRAAIARTLVQGAKVVLADEPIASLDPESARKVMEILARINREDGCTVIVSLHQVDLAIKYCPRVVALHHGQVVYDGPSAALTPALLRSLYGVQADEILADAAPAAVPAPMSPLSPPLPPSPITPLPQFAPAMARAA; encoded by the coding sequence ATGTCTACCGCACTTCATATCCGACAACTGAACAAACACTTTGCCAACGGCAAGCAGGCGCTGCGCGACATCGACCTGAGCGTGCAGCACGGCGAGATGGTGGCCTTGATCGGCGCCTCGGGCTCCGGCAAATCCACCTTGCTGCGCCATGTGGCAGGTCTGGTGGTGGCCGACGCGCACAGCCCCTCGCTGATCGAGGTCGATGGCTGCTGCGTGCAGCAAGGCGGGAGCATCCACCGCGACATCCGCAAAGTGCGCTCGCAGGTAGGCTTTGTGTTCCAGCAGTTCAACCTGGTCGACCGCCTGCCGGTGCTGATGAACGTGCTGGTCGGCCTGCTGCACCGCATGCCCTCGTGGCGCGGCTGGTTGCGCCTGTTCCGGCCGCAGGAGCGCGCGCTGGCGCTGGAGGCGCTGGCCCGCGTGGGCATTGCCGACTGCCATGCGCAGCGGGCCTCCACGCTGTCGGGCGGGCAGCAGCAGCGGGCGGCGATTGCGCGCACGCTGGTGCAGGGCGCCAAAGTGGTGCTGGCCGACGAGCCGATTGCATCGCTCGACCCCGAATCCGCGCGCAAGGTGATGGAGATCCTGGCGCGCATCAACCGCGAGGACGGCTGCACCGTCATCGTCTCGCTGCACCAGGTGGATCTGGCCATCAAATACTGCCCGCGCGTGGTCGCACTGCACCACGGCCAGGTGGTGTACGACGGCCCTTCGGCCGCGCTGACACCCGCGCTGCTGCGCAGCCTGTACGGCGTGCAGGCCGACGAGATCCTGGCAGACGCAGCGCCGGCAGCCGTTCCTGCGCCCATGTCGCCCCTATCGCCCCCATTGCCCCCATCGCCGATCACGCCGCTGCCGCAGTTCGCGCCGGCGATGGCCCGGGCCGCCTGA
- the phnL gene encoding phosphonate C-P lyase system protein PhnL, with protein sequence MNAPIVQLQGVAKRFTLHHQNGIELPVLARVNLCVHPGECLVLDGPSGMGKSSLLKMIYANYLANEGSITVRSAQGALVDVTQATPRALVQLRRDTIGYVSQFLRVIPRVSALDVVAEPLIEDAAGDARAQQAAYALARSWLSRLRIPERLWPLPPATFSGGEQQRINIARNMIKPKPLLLLDEPTASLDAANTATVLDLIREALARGAALVGIFHDTQVGAAVATRRVNVADFRSVTPWA encoded by the coding sequence ATGAACGCCCCCATCGTCCAACTGCAAGGGGTGGCCAAGCGCTTTACCCTGCACCACCAAAACGGCATCGAGCTACCGGTGCTGGCCCGGGTGAACCTGTGCGTACACCCCGGCGAATGCCTGGTGCTCGACGGCCCTTCGGGCATGGGCAAAAGCAGCTTGCTCAAAATGATCTACGCCAACTACCTGGCCAACGAGGGCAGCATCACGGTGCGCTCGGCGCAGGGCGCGCTGGTCGATGTGACCCAGGCCACGCCCCGGGCGCTGGTGCAATTGCGCCGCGACACCATCGGCTACGTCAGCCAGTTCCTGCGCGTGATACCCAGGGTGTCGGCGCTGGACGTGGTGGCCGAGCCGTTGATCGAAGACGCAGCCGGCGATGCCCGGGCGCAGCAGGCAGCGTATGCGCTGGCCCGCAGTTGGCTGAGCCGATTGCGCATTCCCGAGCGCCTGTGGCCGCTGCCGCCGGCCACCTTCTCGGGCGGGGAGCAGCAACGCATCAACATCGCGCGCAACATGATCAAGCCCAAACCGTTGCTGCTGCTCGACGAACCCACGGCATCGCTGGACGCGGCCAACACCGCGACGGTGCTGGACCTGATCCGCGAAGCGCTGGCGCGCGGCGCCGCGCTGGTCGGCATCTTTCACGACACCCAGGTGGGCGCAGCCGTGGCCACGCGGCGTGTGAATGTGGCCGACTTCCGGAGTGTCACGCCATGGGCATGA
- the phnD gene encoding phosphonate ABC transporter substrate-binding protein has protein sequence MFKQLGAALAATLTMGLSAAQDITFSFISTEASQNIKADWQPLLDDMARQTGLKVHAFFSPDYAGIIEGMRFGKVQAAWLGNKSAMEAVDRANGEVFAQMVNADGTQGYYSHLIVHKDSPCNTLDDVLKNARSLSFGNGDPNSTSGYLVPGYYAFALNKFDPKTHFKIVRSANHETNALAVVNKQVDVATNNSENLEKIKERYPEKFKDIKVIWTSPLIALDPLVMHKGLAPATKAKIKDFFYNYAKTDAREKEIVMKLSKLSGFKPSSNAQLTPIRQLTLFGKRNKIEADTTLTEADKKTRLAEIDQQLAALQ, from the coding sequence ATGTTCAAGCAACTGGGCGCCGCCTTGGCCGCCACCCTGACCATGGGTCTGTCTGCGGCCCAGGACATCACTTTCAGCTTCATTTCCACCGAAGCCTCGCAAAACATCAAAGCCGACTGGCAGCCCCTGCTGGACGACATGGCGCGGCAGACCGGCCTCAAAGTCCACGCCTTTTTCTCCCCCGACTACGCCGGCATCATCGAAGGCATGCGCTTTGGCAAGGTGCAGGCGGCCTGGCTGGGCAACAAATCGGCAATGGAGGCCGTGGACCGCGCCAACGGCGAGGTGTTCGCCCAGATGGTCAACGCCGATGGCACGCAGGGCTACTACTCGCACCTGATCGTGCACAAAGACAGCCCCTGCAACACGCTGGACGACGTGCTGAAAAACGCCCGCTCGCTCAGCTTTGGCAATGGCGACCCGAACTCCACCTCGGGCTATCTGGTGCCGGGCTACTACGCCTTCGCGCTGAACAAGTTCGACCCCAAGACGCATTTCAAGATCGTGCGCAGCGCCAACCACGAAACCAACGCCCTGGCCGTGGTCAACAAGCAGGTCGATGTGGCCACGAACAACAGCGAGAACCTGGAAAAGATCAAAGAGCGCTATCCCGAGAAGTTCAAGGACATCAAAGTCATCTGGACCTCGCCGCTGATCGCGCTCGACCCGCTGGTCATGCACAAGGGCCTGGCGCCGGCCACCAAGGCCAAGATCAAGGACTTTTTCTACAACTACGCCAAGACCGATGCGCGCGAGAAAGAGATCGTGATGAAGCTGTCCAAGCTGTCGGGCTTCAAGCCGTCGAGCAACGCGCAGCTCACACCCATCCGCCAGCTGACCCTGTTCGGCAAGCGCAACAAGATCGAAGCCGACACCACGCTGACCGAGGCCGACAAGAAAACCCGGCTGGCCGAGATCGACCAGCAACTGGCCGCGTTGCAGTGA
- the pcaC gene encoding 4-carboxymuconolactone decarboxylase encodes MNQELYEKGLKIRREVVGDAYVDASLKNADEFSQPMQELVTQYCWGEVWSRPGIDRRTRSLMNLSMLAALNRPDELHTHIRGAINNGVTKAEIREVFLQVAVYCGMPAGLGSFKIARQVFKEMGI; translated from the coding sequence ATGAACCAGGAGCTCTATGAAAAGGGTTTGAAGATTCGCCGCGAAGTGGTGGGTGATGCCTATGTCGATGCGTCGCTGAAAAACGCCGACGAATTCAGCCAGCCGATGCAGGAGCTGGTCACCCAGTACTGCTGGGGCGAAGTGTGGTCGCGCCCCGGGATCGACCGGCGCACCCGCAGCCTGATGAACCTGTCGATGCTTGCCGCACTGAATCGCCCGGACGAACTGCACACGCACATACGGGGCGCCATCAACAACGGCGTGACCAAGGCCGAGATCCGGGAGGTTTTCCTCCAGGTCGCCGTCTACTGCGGCATGCCGGCAGGACTGGGCAGTTTCAAGATCGCGCGCCAGGTGTTCAAGGAAATGGGCATCTGA
- a CDS encoding SDR family NAD(P)-dependent oxidoreductase, with protein MKGKTALVTGSAGGLGLSIVRGLAAAGCNVVLHGLDPVATMHARCAGLAQAHGVRVDYRHADLAEPHAIASMVRGIADSTGGIDILVNDAVVRHMALIDGYPVQHRGMALAINLTTKTAPPGLTRAVAVEAASDGITCNADRPADSALTSARSLCTEP; from the coding sequence ATGAAAGGCAAGACTGCGCTCGTCACCGGATCGGCCGGCGGCCTGGGACTGTCGATCGTGCGGGGACTCGCTGCCGCAGGATGCAACGTGGTGCTGCATGGCCTGGATCCCGTGGCAACGATGCATGCGCGTTGCGCCGGGCTTGCCCAGGCACATGGCGTGCGCGTGGACTACCGGCATGCCGATCTGGCAGAGCCGCATGCGATCGCGTCCATGGTGCGCGGCATTGCGGACTCCACTGGCGGCATCGACATCCTGGTGAACGACGCCGTGGTCCGGCACATGGCTCTGATCGACGGGTATCCGGTCCAGCACCGGGGCATGGCGCTCGCCATCAACCTCACCACCAAGACCGCACCGCCGGGGCTGACGCGCGCCGTCGCGGTCGAGGCGGCCAGCGACGGGATCACCTGCAATGCTGACAGGCCGGCTGACTCTGCGCTGACAAGCGCCCGAAGTTTGTGCACGGAGCCGTAG
- a CDS encoding alpha-D-ribose 1-methylphosphonate 5-triphosphate diphosphatase, with amino-acid sequence MSASIFKNARLVLPGEVVQGSLRVDGGCIAALDAGATSALAGIDLDGDYLLPGLVELHTDNFERHLMPRPQVPWAELPALLAHDAEIAAAGITTVFDALGVGEADAGGLRSRPWNRVLDSIDTCAERRLLRAEHHLHVRCELPAPNTIDLFAPFHGHPRLTLISLMDHTPGQRQWENLAQARTYYTGRKGWSDEKFERQVLHAATLQERYAAPHRAYFVDYCRANGIALASHDDTTVAHVEQAHAEGAALSEFPTTLAAARAAHERGLLTVMGGPNVVRGGSHSGNVAATELARAGLLDILSSDYVPGSLLGAVLRLVQGDILSLPRAVATVTRNPARAAGMSDRGELAPGLRADLVQLHMIDLPDGTRQAVVRSVWREGRRVL; translated from the coding sequence ATGAGCGCAAGCATTTTCAAGAACGCCCGCCTGGTGCTGCCCGGCGAGGTGGTGCAGGGCAGCCTGCGGGTCGATGGCGGCTGCATCGCGGCGCTCGACGCCGGTGCGACATCGGCGCTGGCGGGCATCGATCTGGACGGCGACTACCTGTTGCCCGGCCTGGTCGAACTGCATACCGACAACTTCGAGCGCCACCTGATGCCCCGCCCCCAGGTACCCTGGGCCGAACTGCCGGCGCTGCTGGCGCATGACGCCGAGATTGCCGCAGCCGGCATCACCACGGTGTTCGATGCGCTGGGGGTGGGCGAGGCCGACGCGGGCGGCCTGCGCAGCCGCCCCTGGAACCGGGTGCTGGACAGCATCGACACCTGCGCCGAGCGCCGCCTGCTGCGCGCCGAGCACCACCTGCATGTGCGCTGCGAATTGCCGGCGCCCAACACCATCGACCTGTTCGCGCCCTTCCACGGCCATCCCCGCCTGACACTGATCTCGCTGATGGACCACACACCGGGCCAGCGCCAGTGGGAGAACCTCGCCCAGGCCCGCACCTACTACACCGGCAGAAAGGGCTGGAGCGACGAGAAGTTCGAGCGCCAGGTGCTGCATGCCGCCACGCTGCAAGAGCGCTACGCCGCGCCGCACCGCGCGTACTTCGTCGACTACTGCCGCGCCAACGGCATTGCGCTGGCCAGCCATGACGACACCACCGTCGCGCATGTCGAGCAGGCCCATGCCGAGGGCGCAGCGCTGTCCGAATTTCCGACCACCCTGGCCGCAGCGCGCGCCGCGCATGAGCGCGGCCTGCTCACCGTGATGGGCGGGCCGAACGTGGTGCGCGGCGGCTCGCATTCCGGCAACGTGGCCGCCACGGAACTGGCGCGCGCGGGCTTGCTGGACATACTTTCATCGGACTATGTGCCCGGCAGCCTGCTGGGCGCCGTGCTGCGGCTGGTGCAGGGCGACATCCTGAGCCTGCCCCGGGCCGTGGCCACCGTCACCCGCAACCCGGCCCGCGCCGCCGGCATGTCCGACCGGGGCGAACTGGCCCCGGGCCTGCGCGCGGACCTGGTGCAACTGCACATGATCGACCTGCCCGACGGAACCCGGCAGGCGGTGGTGCGCAGCGTCTGGCGCGAGGGGCGGCGCGTGCTGTAG
- the phnE gene encoding phosphonate ABC transporter, permease protein PhnE — MSSAPNPLALAQTAIPRHSLGWYLCWGLLLVLLAASWKGADMRPLDLLGDSGNMVRYAAEFFPPNFSQWQLYLQEMLVTLQIALWGTALAVLTAVPLALLASSNIVPWWIYQPVRRVLDGFRAINEMVFAMLFVVAVGLGPFAGVLALWIHTSGTLAKLFSEAVEATDPQPVEGIRATGASALHEIIYGVIPQVMPLWISFTLYRFEANVRSASVVGMVGAGGIGVVLWEIIRGFQYAETCAVMLIIVVSVSAIDLVSARIRKALI, encoded by the coding sequence ATGTCCTCTGCCCCGAACCCCTTGGCGCTGGCCCAGACCGCCATCCCCCGGCACAGCCTGGGCTGGTACCTGTGCTGGGGCCTGTTGCTGGTGCTGCTGGCCGCGTCCTGGAAAGGCGCCGACATGCGCCCGCTGGATCTGCTGGGCGACTCGGGCAACATGGTGCGCTACGCGGCCGAGTTCTTTCCGCCCAATTTCTCACAGTGGCAGTTGTACCTGCAAGAGATGCTGGTCACGCTGCAAATCGCGCTGTGGGGCACGGCCCTGGCGGTGCTCACGGCCGTGCCGTTGGCCTTGCTGGCATCGTCGAACATCGTGCCCTGGTGGATCTACCAGCCGGTGCGCCGGGTTCTGGACGGGTTTCGCGCGATCAACGAAATGGTGTTTGCGATGCTGTTCGTGGTGGCCGTGGGTCTGGGGCCTTTTGCCGGGGTGCTGGCGCTGTGGATACATACCTCGGGAACGCTGGCGAAACTGTTTTCCGAGGCCGTCGAGGCCACGGACCCGCAACCGGTCGAAGGCATACGCGCCACCGGAGCGAGCGCGCTGCACGAAATCATCTACGGCGTGATTCCGCAGGTGATGCCGCTGTGGATCTCATTCACCTTGTACCGCTTCGAGGCCAACGTGCGCTCGGCGTCGGTGGTCGGCATGGTCGGGGCAGGGGGCATCGGCGTGGTGCTGTGGGAGATCATTCGCGGCTTCCAGTACGCCGAGACCTGCGCCGTGATGCTGATCATCGTGGTCAGTGTGAGCGCCATCGATCTGGTCTCGGCGCGCATCCGCAAGGCATTGATTTGA
- a CDS encoding NIPSNAP family protein, which produces MIVEMRIYHCLPGRLPALHDRFIKSTLGFFEKHGIVQIGFWTTLAGPSNHALTYLLQWESLAERETRWNAFQADPEWIAKRAESEATQAIVERIENHFLTPTSYSALR; this is translated from the coding sequence ATGATCGTCGAAATGCGTATCTACCATTGCTTGCCGGGCAGACTTCCTGCGCTGCACGACCGGTTCATCAAGAGCACGCTGGGCTTCTTCGAAAAGCACGGCATCGTGCAGATCGGCTTTTGGACCACCTTGGCCGGACCGAGCAACCATGCGCTGACCTATCTCCTCCAATGGGAGAGCCTGGCCGAGCGCGAAACCAGATGGAACGCCTTTCAGGCCGATCCCGAGTGGATCGCAAAACGTGCCGAAAGCGAAGCGACGCAAGCGATCGTGGAGCGCATCGAGAACCATTTTCTGACGCCGACCAGCTATTCGGCCCTGCGCTGA